The proteins below come from a single Cololabis saira isolate AMF1-May2022 chromosome 2, fColSai1.1, whole genome shotgun sequence genomic window:
- the marchf7 gene encoding E3 ubiquitin-protein ligase MARCH7 translates to MMDSRSRRLPFCLSGSRSSYSTSPTVSSSLGSSRETVLSNDRFPRVSSSSLSSSSSSTTYKADVDRQSSRFLSSSRDYSSSDSRSPSWKLPSLASSNRSYGRPWAESSLSTRSKLTDSDGRFGICSGILNANDDADSKRAKLSYTNRGLYSRTAGTSVTGSTYYNNGLSSSRGTGETKSSLLDSSWSSCRLLSRPSSSSSSKPLLSRREEEPKNEPRLSNLGERRVRTPGLVSSSYQTDRVMSTYAQGARPKETSYTPSFSSSTTRASSLNRHISSSTSQRTSPLVQDYSSRKTTPLNGSSSFHSSHQRAGHPDSSISSSYSSHTPWYSSSRARSEAVPPRAVPESAEPEGRTSTRRLLSRLFSRRSSQDSSSGSSSFRSLDDDSPSTSGESVDSDEGTRISNVDPDIQGPETTLGSLRSHRSYLSPIQENRDRYSRGPPRPRLALWREPGSSNGSSSGGGGSSGISSTFRGRCPPLLSRLRRHAREGSANSPSSSGESSSDPHPLLRRWDEHNASKDDDYEDDEEEEDDDDDDEEEEGAAGAEATGHGCRLEDETLPELEDGSITYSLRRRVGLFENISGSVGPLGGVESQLEGPKTISNRDQEKLRMIKERLLLEESDEEEGDLCRICQMGEESSSNPLIQPCRCMGSLQYVHQDCIKRWLRSKIGSGTNLEAITTCELCKEKLRLNIDNFDIQELYRAHVQSEYDEFISSGLYLVVLLHFCEQRFSDVLGAVDAAGLFNLVRTLHEHMDNLEIPRGESDEEVQDNRPSVDFSDLEDDL, encoded by the exons ATGATGGACTCCAGGTCTCGCAGACTTCCTTTTTGCCTATCTGGCTCAAGGTCCTCCTACTCAACCAGTCCAACAGTGTCCTCATCTTTGGGCTCCAGCAGGGAGACAGTGCTAAGTAATGACCGCTTCCCAAgggtatcatcatcatcattatcatcatcatcttcttcaacAACTTACAAAGCAGACGTGGACAGACAG AGTTCTCGTTTTCTGAGCTCGTCAAGAGATTACAGCAGTTCTGACTCCCGCAGCCCCAGCTGGAAGCTGCCATCTCTGGCGTCGTCCAACAGATCTTACGGGCGCCCGTGGGCTGAGTCATCTCTCAGCACCAGGAGCAAACTG ACGGATTCTGATGGGAGATTTGGGATCTGCTCGGGGATTTTGAATGCCAATGATGATGCTGATTCTAAAAGGGCCAAACTTTCGTACACCAACAGAGGACTGTACTCAAGAACAGCTGGCACATCGGTTACAGGATCCACTTATTACAATAATGGCCTCAGCAGTAGCAGAG GAACAGGTGAAACCAAAAGTAGCTTACTTGATTCATCATGGAGCTCATGCCGTTTACTGTCGcgaccatcatcatcatcctcttcaAAGCCACTGCTGTCAAGGAGAGAGGAAGAGCCGAAAAATGAGCCTCGTCTGTCAAATTTAGGAGAAAGAAGAGTCCGGACTCCTGGATTGGTTTCATCATCGT ATCAAACAGACAGAGTAATGTCCACATATGCACAAGGAGCCCGCCCTAAGGAAACAAGCTACACtccttctttttcctcctcCACAACGAGAGCAAGCTCACTGAATCGCCACATATCATCTTCTACTTCTCAGCGGACCTCTCCTTTGGTGCAGGATTACAGCAGCAGGAAAACAACCCCTTTGAACGGCTCATCCTCTTTCCACTCATCTCATCAACGGGCAGGACATCCTGACTCCTCCATTTCCTCCTCCTACTCCTCCCACACCCCCTGGTACTCCTCTTCCCGTGCCAGATCAGAAGCGGTGCCTCCGAGGGCGGTCCCTGAAAGTGCAGAGCCAGAGGGCCGTACCTCCACGCGGCGCCTTTTGTCCCGTCTCTTTTCCAGACGATCCAGCCAAGATTCTTCAAGTGGATCTTCCAGTTTTCGCTCCCTTGACGATGACAGTCCATCAACTAGTGGGGAGTCCGTGGACAGTGATGAAGGAACCAGGATATCAAACGTAGACCCGGACATTCAAGGCCCAGAGACGACGTTGGGCAGCCTCAGGAGTCATCGATCATACCTCTCTCCTATCCAGGAAAACAGGGACCGGTATAGCCGCGGCCCGCCTCGGCCCAGGTTGGCGTTGTGGAGAGAGCCTGGCAGTAGTAATGGGAGCAGCAGCGGAGGAGGAGGCTCTTCTGGGATCTCTTCCACTTTCCGTGGCCGCTGCCCTCCCCTCCTCTCTCGCCTCAGAAGACATGCCAGGGAAGGGAGCGCAAATTCACCCTCAAGCTCGGGAGAAAGTTCCAGCGATCCACACCCCTTACTGAGACGGTGGGATGAGCATAACGCATCAAAGGATGATGATTATGAAgatgacgaggaggaggaggatgatgatgatgatgacgaagaggaggagggagcaGCTGGTGCTGAGGCAACTGGTCATGGTTGCAGGCTAGAGGATGAAACATTACCTGAACTTGAAGATGGCTCAATCACATACTCACTACGTCGCAGAGTCGGGttatttgaaaatatttcagGTTCTGTGGGTCCGTTGGGAGGCGTTGAGAGCCAGCTGGAAGGCCCAAAGACCATTTCCAACAGGGATCAGGAAAAGCTTCGCATGATCAAGGAGAG ACTGCTGCTGGAGGAATCTgatgaagaagagggagacCTGTGCCGAATTTGCCAGATGGGGGAGGAGTCTTCTTCCAATCCCCTGATCCAGCCTTGCCGCTGTATGGGCAGTCTGCAGTACGTCCACCAGGACTGCATCAAGAGATGGCTTCGCTCCAAAATTGGCTCGG GCACAAACCTTGAGGCCATCACAACATGTGAGCTCTGCAAGGAGAAGCTACGCTTGAACATTGACAACTTTGATATTCAGGAGTTGTACAGGGCACACGTGCAA TCAGAATATGACGAGTTCATCAGCAGTGGCCTCTATCTAGTGGTGCTGCTACATTTCTGTGAGCAGAGGTTCTCAGATGTCCTTGGAGCAGTCGATGCAGCTGGG TTATTCAACCTGGTGAGAACTCTTCATGAACACATGGACAATCTTGAAA TTCCCCGTGGGGAAAGCGACGAGGAGGTTCAGGACAACAGGCCGTCTGTGGACTTTTCTGACCTGGAGGATGATCTTTAA